One window from the genome of Leuconostoc suionicum encodes:
- a CDS encoding RluA family pseudouridine synthase — MKFTWKYSGDEQRKVRTFLQNHGVSHRMFSQMKHNGGAILVNEKPVYTSDYLTNGDIVTIVMPTEKSNDLVVPDYKPLDIIFENEHWLVVDKPYGITTVPGHADRLHTLVNQVKGHLETIKADDLVPHVVTRLDRDTSGIVLLAKHRFAHAVLDQQLQNHTVEKFYLAYPSGILPDDHGDINAPIGRMDGDFIKREVRDDGKPSRTEYWVERRYEDDEQNMTRVKVQLHTGRTHQIRVHFANIGHPLVGDTLYGGPAWHGLQRQALHAYHMKFYDPFIEEYREFNTPLPDDLKTLRDIE; from the coding sequence ATGAAATTTACTTGGAAATATAGTGGTGATGAACAGCGTAAAGTGCGCACTTTTTTGCAAAATCATGGCGTTTCGCATAGAATGTTTAGCCAAATGAAGCATAATGGCGGCGCAATCTTGGTAAATGAAAAACCAGTTTATACATCCGATTATTTGACGAATGGTGACATCGTTACGATTGTTATGCCTACAGAAAAAAGTAATGACTTGGTTGTACCAGATTATAAACCATTAGACATTATATTTGAAAATGAACATTGGCTAGTTGTTGATAAACCATACGGTATAACAACGGTTCCAGGACATGCTGATCGTTTGCATACTTTGGTCAATCAAGTTAAAGGACACCTTGAAACAATTAAGGCTGATGATTTAGTTCCTCATGTTGTTACTCGCCTTGATCGTGACACATCAGGAATTGTCTTATTAGCCAAGCATAGATTTGCCCATGCAGTTTTGGATCAACAATTACAAAACCATACGGTTGAAAAATTTTATTTAGCTTATCCGTCAGGTATTTTACCGGATGACCATGGCGATATTAATGCACCGATTGGTCGCATGGATGGGGATTTTATCAAAAGAGAAGTCCGTGATGATGGCAAACCATCTCGCACAGAATATTGGGTCGAACGTCGTTATGAAGATGATGAACAAAATATGACTCGTGTGAAAGTACAATTGCATACAGGACGAACACACCAAATCCGTGTTCATTTTGCCAATATAGGGCATCCTTTGGTAGGGGATACTTTGTATGGTGGACCAGCATGGCATGGATTACAAAGACAAGCATTGCATGCTTATCACATGAAATTCTATGATCCCTTCATTGAGGAATACCGAGAATTTAATACGCCTTTACCAGATGATTTAAAAACTTTGAGAGATATAGAGTAA
- the mgtE gene encoding magnesium transporter, producing MEEKSEQLHQNIAHLSDLLHSGQDEAFVTSFNALHDFEMGQVYSGLPEQLRAVAWRLLDNETLATVFDNIDVDDEDIDDLLQEMPPQKAVQILRNMYADNEVDLLQEMPTRLVATYLSLMPKDEAEDIRKLINYEEQTAGSLMSIEYLAVEADLRVDEVMRLVKQQALEAEAINYVYVLDKQERLVGVISLRDLLTHPDDMLVSEITKDRIISVKAGDDQQDVAQIVADYNFISIPVTDDNDRLLGVITVDDIVDVIDEEAVEDYSGLAAVNVSQTDDTAWHSAIKRIPWLIALLLLGMSTATLISSFDGLVRKASILAVFISLITGTAGNAGTQALALAVRRLAVGSNNSAVKNFLSEILAGFLVGTATGFSVFLIVTFWKHNYQLGLAVGIAMAIAIMVANLAGYLIPVLIDKLGMDPAVASGPFITTLSDLTSVLIYFNIAQLFISHFTGA from the coding sequence GTGGAAGAAAAATCAGAACAATTACATCAAAATATCGCTCATCTTTCCGATTTATTGCATTCAGGACAAGATGAGGCCTTTGTGACGTCATTCAACGCGCTACACGACTTTGAAATGGGACAAGTGTATAGTGGATTACCGGAACAATTACGTGCAGTAGCATGGCGATTGCTTGACAATGAAACATTAGCGACTGTTTTTGATAATATAGATGTTGATGATGAAGATATTGATGACTTATTGCAAGAAATGCCCCCTCAAAAAGCTGTTCAAATTTTGCGCAATATGTATGCCGATAACGAGGTCGATCTTCTCCAGGAAATGCCAACACGATTAGTTGCAACCTATTTAAGCTTGATGCCAAAAGATGAGGCTGAAGATATTCGCAAGCTGATCAATTACGAGGAGCAAACTGCTGGTTCATTAATGTCAATTGAGTACTTGGCAGTTGAGGCAGATTTGCGTGTTGATGAAGTGATGCGTTTAGTTAAGCAACAAGCACTTGAAGCTGAGGCGATCAACTACGTTTATGTATTAGATAAACAAGAACGGCTAGTTGGTGTTATTTCTCTTCGTGATTTGTTAACACATCCTGATGACATGTTAGTTTCGGAAATTACGAAAGACAGAATTATCAGTGTTAAAGCTGGTGATGATCAGCAAGACGTTGCACAAATTGTGGCTGACTATAACTTCATATCCATTCCAGTTACAGATGATAATGACCGATTATTAGGTGTCATTACAGTTGATGATATCGTGGATGTTATTGATGAAGAGGCTGTTGAAGATTATTCCGGATTGGCCGCCGTCAACGTTAGTCAAACAGATGATACAGCATGGCATTCAGCGATTAAACGTATTCCTTGGTTGATTGCACTTCTTTTATTAGGAATGTCAACGGCTACACTGATTAGTTCATTTGATGGTCTGGTACGAAAAGCGTCAATATTGGCTGTGTTTATTTCTCTGATTACTGGTACAGCTGGTAATGCTGGGACGCAAGCATTAGCGTTGGCTGTCCGGCGCTTAGCTGTAGGAAGTAATAATAGTGCTGTCAAAAATTTCTTGAGTGAAATTCTTGCGGGGTTTTTAGTAGGGACAGCAACGGGTTTCTCAGTTTTTCTAATTGTTACTTTTTGGAAGCATAATTATCAACTGGGTCTTGCAGTGGGTATCGCGATGGCAATTGCCATTATGGTAGCCAACCTAGCGGGGTACTTGATTCCCGTACTTATTGATAAATTAGGCATGGATCCGGCGGTAGCAAGTGGCCCATTTATTACAACTTTATCAGATTTAACTTCAGTTCTAATTTATTTTAATATTGCACAATTATTTATTTCACATTTTACCGGCGCGTAA
- the ade gene encoding adenine deaminase yields the protein MTKLVTWHIKNAKILDVFNLKFDDTELWINDNQILYRGKRSDLTAKNTFDAGDGYIVPGLIDSHLHIESSLLTPSEFGKLVIPHGITRIFADPHEIASVAGVSGIQYMLEDAKQTPLNIHYMLPSSVPATPFEHAGATLHADALKPFYSVPEVNGLAEVMDFPAVANLDPDMLQKIRDAEDAGRHVDGHAAGLTPEQLAVYRKVGIDTDHESENAKEALERLNAGFSIFVREGTVERDEKAILPAITIANQSHFSFATDDKTANDIQSEGSIDYSVKLAIENGMDPAIAFTIATYNAAQAHKLQNTGALTNGFVADLAVFDDLAHLKTPKVMIGGHWYKDNQSTVTPLANQSLNFSLTKSDIALPLQSDKPAHIINITPHHITTEHTVEEVPVEQGQFVANETFAKIVVAERYHNLGHGVGIIKGFNMRDGAIASTIAHDSHNVIVAGVNDDDMILAADTLHEIGGGQVVVNHGKITTLPLPIGGLMSDQPFENVIKTNQQLLQAFSEISDVPFDPFLTLSFMALPVIPSLKITDQGLFDFEKFDFITVQD from the coding sequence GTGACAAAACTCGTTACATGGCACATCAAAAATGCCAAAATTCTAGATGTATTTAATTTAAAATTTGACGATACAGAATTATGGATTAACGATAATCAAATTTTATACCGCGGAAAACGAAGTGACTTGACAGCTAAAAATACCTTTGATGCTGGTGACGGATATATTGTTCCTGGGTTGATAGATTCCCATTTGCATATTGAAAGTTCATTACTCACGCCCAGTGAATTCGGAAAACTGGTTATTCCACATGGCATTACACGAATATTTGCAGATCCCCACGAAATTGCCAGTGTAGCTGGTGTGTCTGGCATCCAATATATGTTGGAAGATGCTAAACAAACACCGCTAAATATTCATTACATGTTACCCTCTTCAGTACCCGCTACACCTTTTGAACATGCTGGAGCCACGCTTCACGCTGATGCTTTAAAGCCATTCTATAGCGTACCGGAAGTCAACGGATTAGCAGAAGTTATGGATTTTCCTGCTGTAGCAAATCTTGATCCCGATATGTTACAAAAAATTAGAGATGCTGAAGATGCTGGTCGACATGTTGACGGGCATGCTGCCGGTTTAACTCCGGAGCAACTTGCAGTTTATCGAAAAGTTGGCATTGACACCGATCACGAAAGTGAGAATGCTAAAGAAGCATTAGAGCGTTTAAATGCTGGTTTCTCCATATTTGTTCGCGAAGGAACGGTTGAGCGTGATGAAAAAGCAATACTACCGGCAATTACGATTGCCAATCAATCACACTTTTCTTTTGCCACAGATGACAAAACAGCTAACGACATCCAAAGCGAAGGTTCCATTGATTATAGCGTGAAACTTGCTATTGAAAATGGTATGGACCCAGCAATTGCCTTTACGATAGCAACATATAATGCCGCTCAAGCGCATAAGTTACAAAACACCGGCGCATTAACAAATGGATTTGTGGCTGATCTAGCAGTATTCGATGATCTAGCACATTTGAAGACACCAAAGGTCATGATTGGTGGTCATTGGTATAAAGACAATCAATCAACTGTCACACCGTTAGCTAACCAATCATTAAACTTCTCATTAACTAAATCCGATATCGCCTTACCTCTCCAATCTGATAAACCAGCGCATATTATCAATATCACACCTCACCACATCACCACCGAGCACACTGTGGAAGAAGTCCCCGTTGAACAAGGACAGTTCGTTGCAAACGAAACTTTCGCTAAAATTGTAGTTGCAGAACGTTATCACAATCTCGGCCATGGTGTCGGTATCATCAAAGGATTTAACATGCGCGACGGTGCGATTGCTTCAACTATTGCTCATGATTCCCATAACGTGATTGTAGCAGGCGTAAACGATGACGACATGATTTTAGCGGCAGATACGCTGCATGAAATTGGCGGTGGCCAAGTCGTCGTTAACCATGGTAAAATCACGACCCTACCACTACCAATTGGCGGTTTAATGTCAGACCAACCATTTGAAAATGTCATCAAAACTAATCAGCAATTATTACAAGCTTTCTCAGAAATCAGCGACGTGCCATTTGATCCATTTTTAACTTTGTCATTCATGGCATTACCGGTCATTCCAAGTTTGAAGATTACCGATCAAGGCCTATTCGATTTCGAAAAATTTGATTTCATCACAGTACAGGATTAA
- the glmS gene encoding glutamine--fructose-6-phosphate transaminase (isomerizing), translated as MCGIVGFTSFNQVLPTLLKGLEKLEYRGYDSAGVYVNDGDQGDYLVKETGRVADLERATEDKNIRGTSGIAHTRWATHGGVSVENAHPHASEDGRFYLAHNGVIENYDELRDTYLQGVKLHSQTDTEVAVQLIDKFAKEENLSAVDAFKKMIALLDGNSAYAFLLMDRQEPGVMYTAKKKSPLLIGVSDQGNVVTSDAAAMLDVTHDFIELMDDEVAIVEKDKVTLFNAQGEPITRLPFHLDIDAAETDKGVYPYYMLKEVDEQAIVTRTLSQYYFDDENNIQNIDTKIIDAMKAADRLYIVAAGTSYHAGLVGKRYFEQWAKIPTEVHISSEFAYDQPMLSQKPFFIFLSQSGETADSREVLDNITKQGYPTLTIANVMNSTLTREADFALPLLAGPEIAVASTKAYTAQISVEAILAHAIGHSELDLKLELAKVAVEMQVIIDQKEDFKAIAESALSGQRSAFYIGRGLDAAVAVEAALKLKEISYIQTEGFAAGELKHGTISLIEEGTPVFALLTQAKTAGLVRGEIAQVAARGANTIVIATKELAKAGDAYILPEVNELLMPLLEVIPAQLIAYYATLDRGLDVDRPRNLAKSVTVQ; from the coding sequence ATGTGTGGAATTGTTGGATTTACTAGTTTTAATCAAGTGTTACCAACTTTGTTAAAAGGTCTAGAAAAGCTAGAGTATCGTGGTTATGATTCCGCTGGCGTGTATGTAAATGATGGTGACCAAGGAGACTATTTGGTCAAGGAAACAGGCCGTGTAGCTGATTTAGAACGTGCTACGGAAGACAAGAATATCAGGGGTACTTCGGGTATTGCTCACACGCGTTGGGCAACTCACGGTGGCGTATCTGTTGAAAATGCGCATCCCCATGCTTCAGAAGATGGACGTTTCTATTTAGCACACAACGGTGTAATTGAAAATTACGACGAATTACGCGATACATATTTGCAAGGTGTAAAACTACATTCTCAGACAGATACTGAAGTTGCTGTCCAATTGATAGATAAGTTTGCAAAAGAAGAGAATTTGTCAGCAGTTGACGCTTTTAAGAAAATGATTGCTTTACTAGACGGCAATTCAGCATACGCGTTCTTGTTGATGGATCGCCAAGAACCTGGTGTTATGTATACTGCTAAAAAGAAAAGTCCTTTACTGATTGGTGTTTCAGATCAAGGAAATGTGGTGACATCCGACGCTGCTGCTATGTTAGATGTAACCCATGACTTTATCGAATTGATGGATGATGAAGTTGCGATTGTTGAGAAAGATAAAGTGACCTTATTCAATGCGCAAGGAGAACCAATTACACGGTTACCATTCCATCTCGATATTGATGCTGCAGAAACAGATAAAGGTGTTTATCCATACTACATGCTTAAAGAAGTGGATGAGCAAGCAATTGTTACTCGCACACTTTCTCAATATTATTTTGATGATGAGAATAATATTCAAAATATCGATACCAAAATTATTGATGCAATGAAGGCGGCTGATCGCTTATATATTGTTGCTGCGGGAACATCTTATCATGCCGGATTAGTTGGCAAACGGTATTTTGAACAATGGGCTAAGATTCCGACTGAAGTTCATATTTCTTCAGAATTTGCTTATGATCAACCAATGCTCAGCCAAAAACCATTTTTTATTTTCTTAAGCCAATCAGGTGAGACGGCTGACTCTCGTGAAGTTTTGGATAACATTACGAAACAAGGCTATCCAACCTTGACTATTGCTAATGTTATGAATTCAACATTAACACGAGAAGCTGACTTCGCATTACCTCTACTCGCCGGACCGGAAATAGCGGTTGCTTCTACCAAAGCATACACGGCTCAAATAAGTGTTGAAGCTATTTTAGCTCACGCTATTGGTCATTCAGAATTGGATTTGAAGCTTGAATTGGCGAAAGTAGCTGTTGAAATGCAAGTGATCATTGATCAAAAAGAAGATTTTAAAGCAATAGCAGAAAGCGCATTATCTGGACAGCGCTCAGCATTTTATATCGGACGTGGCCTAGATGCTGCCGTAGCTGTTGAGGCGGCGCTCAAATTAAAAGAAATTTCTTACATCCAAACGGAAGGGTTTGCAGCTGGAGAACTAAAGCATGGTACGATCTCACTTATTGAAGAAGGTACACCAGTTTTTGCACTCCTTACACAAGCGAAGACAGCTGGATTAGTTCGAGGTGAGATTGCACAAGTTGCCGCACGTGGTGCTAATACAATTGTTATAGCAACCAAAGAACTGGCTAAAGCAGGCGACGCCTATATTTTGCCGGAAGTTAATGAGTTACTGATGCCATTATTGGAAGTGATTCCAGCTCAATTAATAGCCTATTATGCAACTCTAGATAGAGGATTGGATGTTGATCGACCTCGAAATTTGGCAAAGAGTGTAACAGTTCAATAA
- a CDS encoding isoprenyl transferase gives MALFKTKENTVYDTTQLKIPEHIAIIMDGNGRWAKKRLMPRAAGHKAGMNTVKRIASAASDMGVKVLTLYVFSTENWSRPNDEVNFLMQLPIAFFNDFVPDLIKNNIRVSVTGNVDALPVATQDAVNRAIEETASGTGMVLNFAMNYGGQVEIVGATKKIAEEVAKGHLSPDDINSEVFSAALQTAHLGDLATPDLMIRTSGELRLSNFLPYQAAYAELYFTDVLWPDYSSDDLMAAIQSYTKRDRRFGGLNDESEKQA, from the coding sequence TTGGCGCTTTTTAAAACAAAAGAGAACACCGTTTACGATACTACGCAACTTAAAATTCCAGAGCATATTGCAATTATTATGGATGGTAATGGTCGATGGGCAAAGAAGCGCTTGATGCCAAGAGCTGCGGGACATAAAGCTGGCATGAATACAGTAAAGCGCATTGCGTCTGCAGCAAGTGATATGGGCGTTAAAGTCTTGACACTATACGTATTTTCTACGGAAAATTGGTCACGCCCTAATGATGAGGTCAACTTTCTAATGCAGCTGCCGATCGCTTTTTTTAATGATTTCGTACCTGATTTGATTAAAAATAACATTCGAGTTTCTGTTACTGGAAATGTTGATGCGTTACCAGTAGCTACTCAAGATGCCGTTAACAGAGCAATTGAAGAAACTGCCAGCGGTACCGGCATGGTTTTAAACTTTGCAATGAATTATGGCGGACAAGTTGAAATCGTTGGTGCCACAAAAAAAATAGCCGAAGAAGTGGCCAAGGGTCATTTGTCACCGGATGATATTAATTCGGAAGTTTTCTCTGCTGCCTTACAGACAGCACACTTGGGAGACTTGGCTACACCAGACTTGATGATTAGAACCTCTGGTGAATTGCGCTTGAGTAATTTTTTGCCATATCAAGCCGCTTACGCAGAACTATATTTTACTGATGTTCTATGGCCTGACTATTCTTCGGATGATCTCATGGCAGCCATACAATCTTATACAAAACGAGATCGACGATTTGGCGGTCTCAATGATGAAAGTGAGAAACAAGCTTAA
- a CDS encoding phosphatidate cytidylyltransferase — MKTRVITAIVALIIFVPLLVIGGTPLLILTLAMAVVAMGEILRMKHRFFVSAEALLSFVGVIVIALPKATWQNMPFNLNGSVIFYIIVFLLLLHTVLSRNHFNFDDAGTLALTIVYVGTGFHYFFQADSKGIATVMFGMLIVWITDSGAYMVGRAIGKNKLAPKISPNKTWEGSIGGSMVAIIVIPALFTIFHWLPDYNFIELLAFTAILSIAGQLGDLIESGFKRHYGVKDSGNILPGHGGILDRFDSMLIVMPMMAVLGILN, encoded by the coding sequence ATGAAAACACGTGTTATTACAGCAATCGTTGCTTTAATTATCTTTGTGCCATTGTTAGTAATTGGTGGTACGCCTCTTTTAATTTTGACGTTAGCCATGGCTGTTGTTGCTATGGGCGAGATACTACGTATGAAACATCGTTTTTTCGTATCTGCGGAAGCATTGCTGAGCTTTGTTGGTGTTATTGTAATTGCACTACCGAAAGCGACTTGGCAGAATATGCCCTTTAATCTTAATGGAAGCGTCATTTTTTATATTATTGTCTTCTTACTTTTGTTGCATACTGTTTTGAGTCGTAATCATTTTAATTTTGATGATGCAGGAACACTGGCGCTGACGATTGTATATGTTGGTACAGGATTTCATTACTTTTTTCAAGCAGATAGTAAAGGAATTGCTACGGTCATGTTCGGTATGCTGATTGTATGGATCACTGATTCAGGTGCGTATATGGTTGGTCGTGCCATTGGGAAAAATAAGTTGGCTCCTAAAATCAGCCCCAATAAAACTTGGGAAGGTTCTATTGGTGGTAGCATGGTAGCTATTATTGTTATTCCGGCATTGTTTACCATTTTCCATTGGTTGCCAGATTATAATTTTATCGAGTTGCTGGCATTTACGGCTATTTTGTCAATTGCTGGTCAGTTAGGTGACTTAATTGAATCCGGTTTCAAACGTCATTATGGTGTGAAAGATTCGGGTAATATTTTGCCTGGACATGGTGGCATATTAGACCGTTTTGATTCAATGTTAATCGTTATGCCTATGATGGCCGTATTGGGTATACTCAATTAA
- the rseP gene encoding RIP metalloprotease RseP has protein sequence MNVTSIIAFIFVFGVLVTVHEFGHFFVAKKSGVLVREFAIGMGPKLLSWNRNHTAYTIRILPVGGYVRMAGMDEEPDLDAGQRLRLTFNEQGKVTKIDTQIDEAGIGVPFQVDSFDLSDALTLTGYSDNATEMTTVHVDHDATIIEENGVEVQVAPRDVWLQSAKVWKRALINIAGPVMNFILALVIFSGVGFAIASVGLNEPIIGTVQKNMPAYQAGLKSGDKITQIDTVKTTTWDQIANAIGNSKKNQLNITVSRNGHKKQVEVRPKTVKINGVQTKQIGIIEKKHTDTISRLKYGLINTGATIGQIWHALSHLFTGGFSLDKLGGPVSIAKTTSSVAKTGFLNILIFMAMLSLNLGIMNLIPIPALDGGKLILNLLEGILRRPLPQSFENAVTIVGAVFMIILMIAVTINDILR, from the coding sequence ATGAATGTTACATCAATTATTGCTTTTATATTTGTGTTTGGCGTGCTCGTTACAGTGCATGAATTTGGACATTTTTTTGTCGCGAAAAAATCTGGTGTATTAGTTCGTGAATTTGCAATCGGAATGGGACCAAAACTGCTCAGTTGGAATCGAAATCATACAGCCTATACTATTCGCATACTACCTGTAGGTGGATATGTTCGCATGGCTGGGATGGATGAAGAACCCGATCTGGATGCAGGTCAACGACTACGTTTGACTTTTAATGAACAAGGAAAAGTCACAAAAATAGATACACAAATAGATGAGGCTGGGATTGGTGTGCCTTTCCAAGTTGATTCATTCGATTTAAGTGATGCTTTAACCCTGACGGGATATTCAGACAATGCCACAGAAATGACGACTGTACATGTCGATCATGATGCAACGATTATTGAGGAAAATGGTGTTGAGGTTCAGGTTGCACCACGAGATGTGTGGCTACAAAGCGCCAAAGTATGGAAACGTGCGTTAATTAATATTGCTGGTCCAGTTATGAACTTTATATTAGCCCTAGTTATTTTTTCAGGAGTAGGGTTTGCCATCGCTAGTGTGGGTTTGAATGAACCTATTATTGGCACCGTTCAAAAAAATATGCCGGCTTATCAAGCTGGCCTAAAATCTGGCGATAAAATCACACAAATTGATACGGTCAAAACGACTACTTGGGATCAAATTGCCAATGCTATTGGTAATTCTAAGAAAAATCAGCTGAATATCACAGTGTCACGCAATGGTCACAAAAAGCAGGTTGAAGTGAGACCAAAAACTGTTAAAATAAATGGTGTGCAGACTAAACAAATTGGTATCATCGAAAAAAAACATACTGATACCATTTCACGTCTAAAATATGGTTTAATAAATACTGGTGCGACAATTGGCCAAATATGGCATGCTTTAAGCCATCTATTTACTGGTGGCTTTAGCTTAGATAAGCTTGGTGGCCCTGTATCTATTGCTAAAACAACTTCATCTGTAGCAAAAACAGGATTCTTAAACATATTAATATTTATGGCTATGCTATCACTTAATTTGGGTATTATGAATCTAATTCCAATTCCAGCATTGGATGGCGGTAAACTCATTTTAAATTTATTGGAGGGCATATTGCGTCGACCTTTGCCACAATCATTTGAAAACGCTGTAACTATCGTTGGCGCTGTATTTATGATTATTTTAATGATCGCCGTCACTATAAACGATATTTTAAGATAA
- a CDS encoding proline--tRNA ligase translates to MKQSKLLMPTLRDIPAEAEVKSHQLLLKAGYIRPIAAGMFSYLPLAKRVLNKIETIIREEMDKIEANEMLVPEVLPAELWQRSGRYETYGPALYKFKNRQDRDFILGPTHEETFTQLIADEIKSYKKLPLTVYQIQAKFRDENRPRFGLLRTREFIMKDAYSFSADQEGLDEAFHNMEEAYTNIFDRLGLEYRAIVGDAGAMGGSDSKEFSAPAAAGEDTIAYSDATDYAANLEMAKDFYERQSATGEQLALEKISTPDEKTIDDVATFLDKPKNELVKTIMFVADDELVAVVTTGDFEVNEVKVQNYLHADSLVMAEEADVRKAVGAGFGSLGPIGLPEEVKLLVDERAADLANFAAGANEDGMHYVNINWNRDVDLLAENVSDFRTAREGDLSIDGKGKLQFTSGIEIGHIFKLGTRYSKALGAQVLDNNGRQTDVIMGSYGIGVSRLLSAIAEQKADEDGLVWPASVAPFDIHIVPINMKDEDQARVAEQLETLLVAQGMEVLVDDRKERAGVKFADADLIGLPIRITVGKKADEDVVEVKVRASNTNIEMRVSEVVDSVSVLLNASEK, encoded by the coding sequence ATGAAACAGTCGAAATTATTAATGCCAACATTGCGGGACATTCCAGCAGAGGCTGAAGTAAAAAGCCATCAACTCTTGCTAAAAGCAGGGTATATTCGCCCAATTGCAGCGGGAATGTTTTCATATTTACCACTAGCAAAACGAGTTTTAAATAAAATTGAAACAATTATTCGTGAAGAGATGGATAAGATTGAGGCCAACGAAATGTTGGTACCTGAAGTCTTACCAGCCGAGCTATGGCAACGTTCTGGTCGTTATGAAACATACGGACCAGCTTTATATAAGTTTAAAAATCGTCAAGATCGCGATTTTATTTTGGGCCCCACGCACGAAGAAACTTTTACGCAATTAATTGCTGATGAAATTAAGTCATACAAGAAATTACCGTTAACTGTTTATCAAATTCAGGCAAAGTTCCGTGATGAAAACCGACCACGTTTCGGCCTATTACGCACTCGTGAATTTATTATGAAAGACGCTTACTCATTTAGTGCTGATCAAGAGGGGTTGGATGAGGCATTTCATAATATGGAAGAAGCCTACACCAATATCTTTGATCGACTGGGGCTCGAGTATCGTGCAATAGTTGGCGATGCTGGTGCTATGGGTGGATCAGACTCTAAAGAATTTTCGGCACCTGCTGCAGCTGGTGAAGATACGATTGCATATTCTGATGCAACAGATTATGCGGCTAATCTTGAAATGGCTAAAGACTTCTACGAACGTCAATCTGCAACAGGTGAACAGTTGGCGCTTGAAAAGATTTCAACCCCTGACGAAAAAACAATTGATGATGTTGCCACATTTTTGGATAAGCCAAAGAATGAATTGGTGAAGACGATTATGTTCGTTGCAGATGACGAATTGGTTGCTGTTGTGACAACTGGCGATTTTGAAGTCAATGAAGTTAAGGTTCAGAATTATTTACATGCTGATTCGTTGGTTATGGCTGAAGAAGCGGATGTTCGTAAAGCGGTTGGTGCCGGATTTGGTTCATTGGGACCAATTGGATTACCAGAAGAAGTTAAACTTCTAGTTGATGAGAGAGCGGCTGATCTAGCTAATTTTGCAGCTGGTGCTAATGAAGACGGGATGCATTATGTCAATATTAACTGGAATCGTGATGTTGACTTACTCGCGGAAAATGTTAGTGATTTCCGTACAGCACGTGAGGGTGATTTATCCATAGATGGTAAGGGTAAATTACAGTTTACTTCAGGTATTGAAATTGGTCATATTTTTAAACTTGGTACACGCTACTCGAAAGCCTTAGGCGCACAAGTTCTGGATAATAATGGACGACAAACTGATGTCATCATGGGATCATATGGTATTGGTGTGTCACGTTTATTGAGTGCTATTGCCGAACAAAAGGCTGATGAAGATGGTTTAGTTTGGCCTGCTAGCGTAGCACCATTTGACATTCATATTGTTCCAATTAACATGAAAGATGAAGACCAAGCTCGTGTGGCTGAACAGTTAGAGACATTGTTGGTAGCGCAAGGCATGGAAGTACTAGTTGACGATCGTAAAGAACGAGCTGGAGTTAAGTTTGCTGATGCGGACTTGATTGGCCTACCAATCCGTATTACAGTCGGTAAAAAGGCTGACGAAGATGTTGTAGAAGTCAAAGTTCGAGCAAGCAATACAAACATTGAGATGCGAGTAAGCGAAGTCGTAGATTCTGTCTCAGTATTGCTAAATGCGTCAGAAAAATAA